One Halobaculum sp. CBA1158 DNA segment encodes these proteins:
- a CDS encoding IS5 family transposase, with protein MQALPKSRLLRFVEQAYHLARRAVARYSSKFSKRRYTLRQHIVLLCLKVRKNTTYRTLLDELIEMPRIRSAIGLEELPSPSTLCKALNRLDMAVWRVLLNLSITLLPTSGVVGIDASGFDRSHASKHYTKRTKLTIQQLKVTLLVDTRANATLDLHVTTTRKHDSQIAPSLIKRNTGEVTILLGDKGYDDQKVRAVARDAGVRPLIKHREFSPLHKAWNARLDADLYGQRSQNETVNSRLKRKYGAFVRSRHWWKQFRELVVGCLTHNIDKAL; from the coding sequence ATGCAAGCCCTCCCGAAATCTCGGTTGCTCCGATTTGTTGAGCAGGCGTATCACTTGGCTCGGCGAGCTGTCGCTCGTTACTCCTCAAAGTTCTCGAAACGCCGATACACACTCCGCCAACACATTGTCCTGCTGTGTCTCAAGGTTCGGAAGAATACGACGTACCGAACGCTTCTCGACGAACTTATCGAGATGCCCCGCATTCGGAGCGCCATTGGCCTTGAGGAACTCCCCTCTCCCTCAACGCTGTGTAAAGCGCTCAACCGACTCGATATGGCAGTCTGGCGTGTCCTGCTAAATCTCTCGATCACACTTCTCCCGACTAGTGGTGTCGTGGGGATTGACGCTTCCGGCTTCGACCGAAGTCACGCCTCGAAACACTACACGAAGCGAACGAAGCTGACGATTCAGCAGTTGAAAGTGACACTGCTCGTAGACACGAGAGCGAATGCTACCCTCGATCTCCACGTGACGACGACCAGAAAACACGACTCACAGATCGCACCGTCGCTCATTAAGCGGAATACCGGTGAAGTAACGATTCTCCTTGGTGACAAAGGATACGACGACCAGAAGGTTCGCGCGGTAGCCCGTGACGCTGGTGTTCGTCCTCTCATCAAGCACCGAGAATTTTCGCCCCTTCACAAGGCGTGGAATGCTCGACTGGACGCCGACCTCTACGGCCAACGGAGTCAGAATGAGACAGTGAACTCTCGGCTCAAACGGAAATATGGCGCATTCGTCCGCTCACGACACTGGTGGAAGCAGTTCCGTGAACTCGTTGTCGGCTGTCTCACTCATAACATAGACAAGGCACTCTGA
- a CDS encoding fused MFS/spermidine synthase produces MSSTRSLDALRLSRPEVAVFVSGVASMGLEILAGRMIAPQFGSSIYTWGTIIGVFLAALSYGYHRGGKQAADRATNGRMARVFLLTAAYVAGLILVGDLLLRSTAGFPLPSRVASLPAVTLLFGPPTYLLGFISPYAAELSEKSGLGEASGHVYMLGTVGSIVGAFATTYFLIPSLGIDQIALVFGGISIAAAVAVGRPIGRDRATVTGFVVLLLVASAATGAAGLTVEGQVVHQTQTPYQNLRVVDLGDTRTLYLGGQRHSAMDLEEPNRHVFDYTRYFHLPLLFAEDADEIDRVLFVGGGGFTGPKRFVDDYEDVTVDVAEIDPEVVSAAKEYFRVEESQRLRIHNQGGRQFLQETDRTYDLIVMDAYQKDKVPFELTTREFMRLASSRLDDDGILFANVISAESGPASQFYRAEYRTIDGVFAQTYAFPTVGGSVVQNIEVIATKNDTRIGEAELLARNDRRDIGIDLDDEIETYADPPPTDDVPVLRDDRAPVDSLLDPMVGQRYVIQEANDDRGGDDAGDGDSDDTGGNDTAGGTNATGDDTAGSNHIACDSVSADPASPSATAPAARSARPA; encoded by the coding sequence ATGAGTTCGACGCGGTCGCTGGACGCCCTCCGACTGAGCAGGCCCGAGGTAGCCGTGTTCGTCTCCGGCGTCGCGAGCATGGGCCTGGAGATCCTCGCCGGGCGCATGATCGCCCCGCAGTTCGGGAGCAGCATCTACACCTGGGGCACCATCATCGGCGTGTTCCTCGCGGCGCTGAGCTACGGCTACCACCGGGGCGGCAAGCAGGCGGCCGACCGCGCGACCAACGGCCGGATGGCGCGGGTGTTCCTGTTGACGGCGGCGTACGTCGCGGGGCTGATCCTCGTTGGCGACCTCCTGCTTCGCTCGACGGCGGGGTTCCCGCTGCCGAGTCGTGTCGCGTCGCTGCCGGCGGTCACCCTCCTCTTCGGCCCGCCGACGTACCTGCTGGGGTTCATCAGCCCCTACGCCGCCGAACTCTCCGAGAAGAGCGGGCTGGGCGAGGCGTCGGGGCACGTGTACATGCTCGGCACCGTCGGCAGCATCGTCGGGGCGTTCGCGACCACGTACTTCCTGATCCCGTCGCTCGGGATCGACCAGATCGCGCTCGTGTTCGGCGGGATCTCGATCGCGGCGGCGGTGGCGGTCGGCCGGCCGATCGGTCGCGATCGCGCGACGGTGACGGGGTTCGTGGTTCTGCTGCTCGTCGCCTCGGCGGCCACCGGCGCGGCCGGCCTCACCGTCGAAGGGCAGGTCGTCCACCAGACGCAGACGCCCTATCAGAACCTCCGCGTCGTCGACCTGGGCGACACCCGAACCCTGTACCTCGGCGGCCAGCGCCACAGCGCGATGGACCTCGAGGAGCCGAACCGCCACGTGTTCGACTACACGCGCTACTTCCATCTCCCGCTGTTGTTCGCCGAGGACGCCGACGAGATCGACCGGGTGCTGTTCGTCGGCGGCGGCGGCTTCACCGGTCCCAAGCGCTTCGTCGACGACTACGAGGACGTGACCGTGGACGTGGCCGAGATCGACCCCGAGGTCGTCTCGGCCGCGAAGGAGTACTTCCGCGTCGAGGAGTCACAGCGCCTGCGGATTCACAACCAGGGAGGTCGGCAGTTCCTCCAGGAGACGGACCGGACGTACGACCTGATCGTCATGGACGCCTACCAGAAGGACAAGGTGCCCTTCGAGCTGACGACCCGGGAGTTCATGCGGCTCGCGAGCAGCCGTCTCGACGACGACGGCATCCTGTTCGCGAACGTGATCTCGGCCGAGAGCGGCCCGGCCTCGCAGTTCTACCGCGCTGAGTATCGAACGATCGACGGGGTGTTCGCGCAGACGTACGCCTTCCCCACCGTCGGCGGCAGCGTCGTCCAGAACATCGAGGTGATCGCGACGAAGAACGACACCCGGATCGGGGAGGCCGAGTTGCTCGCGCGCAACGACCGCCGCGACATCGGGATCGATCTCGACGACGAGATCGAGACGTACGCCGACCCGCCGCCGACCGACGACGTGCCCGTGTTACGCGACGACCGCGCACCGGTCGACAGCCTGCTCGACCCGATGGTCGGCCAGCGATACGTGATCCAGGAGGCGAACGACGACCGCGGCGGCGACGACGCCGGCGACGGCGACAGCGATGACACCGGAGGCAACGACACCGCCGGCGGCACTAACGCCACCGGCGACGACACCGCCGGCAGCAATCACATCGCCTGCGACAGCGTGAGCGCGGATCCGGCGTCGCCGTCGGCGACTGCGCCGGCGGCGCGATCCGCACGGCCGGCGTAG
- a CDS encoding carboxylate--amine ligase: protein MRDPSRTGDRALIPTGHDAASYTCVRSLARRGVGAIVASDKEDVPTAASRFCDETALLPDPRSGLLAYRDALLDLAARDDVRTVIPIRPEDCYVLSRYESAFAEHVSLVVPTMEQLTAVHDRLGLAAIAEEAGVPVPETRPLSAVDDWDEDLLVKARYNVLTDAYLDDRGPDDMDVMKDIHHVVRETPPDPEELRRSMCHEPIVQEFVHTDGEFMFTGLYDRGEPLATFQHRQIRGNSYTGGGGVYRRSIRDPELERVGRALLDELDWHGLACIEYMRDADTGEFVLTEINPRLWQSLPSTVHAGADYPAYYWLAATGRADEIDHDYRVGVGTHMLHGEIGYLVSVLTEESPYVDRPSVARTVWEIASSIVREPRFDYLALDDPGPFFAGVRNVLPDPPIGRLPWRGATDNSHVRRS, encoded by the coding sequence ATGCGTGATCCGTCCCGTACCGGCGACCGGGCGCTGATTCCGACCGGCCACGACGCCGCGAGCTACACCTGCGTCCGCTCGCTCGCGCGTCGGGGAGTGGGAGCGATCGTCGCCTCCGACAAGGAGGACGTGCCGACGGCGGCCTCGCGCTTCTGCGACGAGACGGCGCTGCTGCCTGACCCCCGCTCGGGACTGCTCGCGTACCGCGACGCCCTGCTGGATCTCGCCGCACGCGACGACGTGCGGACGGTGATCCCGATACGCCCCGAGGACTGCTACGTGCTCTCGCGGTACGAATCGGCGTTCGCCGAGCACGTCTCGCTGGTCGTCCCGACGATGGAGCAGTTGACGGCGGTCCACGACCGCCTCGGACTCGCCGCGATCGCCGAGGAGGCCGGGGTACCCGTACCGGAGACCCGTCCGCTCTCGGCGGTCGACGACTGGGACGAGGACCTGCTCGTCAAGGCGCGGTACAACGTCCTCACGGACGCGTACCTCGACGACCGCGGACCCGACGACATGGACGTGATGAAGGACATCCATCACGTGGTTCGGGAGACGCCGCCCGATCCCGAGGAGCTACGGCGGTCGATGTGTCACGAGCCGATCGTCCAGGAGTTCGTGCACACGGACGGCGAGTTCATGTTCACCGGCCTGTACGACCGCGGCGAGCCGCTGGCGACGTTTCAACACCGCCAGATCCGCGGCAACTCCTACACCGGCGGCGGCGGCGTCTACCGGCGGTCGATCCGCGACCCGGAGTTGGAGCGCGTCGGGCGGGCGCTGCTCGACGAACTGGACTGGCACGGGCTCGCGTGCATCGAGTACATGCGCGACGCCGACACCGGCGAGTTCGTCCTCACGGAGATCAACCCCCGGCTGTGGCAGTCGCTCCCCTCCACGGTGCACGCGGGCGCGGACTACCCGGCGTACTACTGGCTGGCGGCGACCGGCCGCGCCGACGAGATCGACCACGACTACCGGGTCGGCGTCGGCACCCACATGCTCCACGGCGAGATCGGGTACCTGGTGAGCGTGTTGACCGAGGAGTCGCCGTACGTCGACCGGCCGTCGGTCGCGAGGACGGTCTGGGAGATCGCTTCGTCGATCGTCCGAGAGCCGCGGTTCGACTACCTCGCGCTCGACGACCCCGGTCCGTTCTTCGCCGGCGTCCGCAACGTCCTCCCCGACCCGCCGATCGGCCGACTCCCGTGGCGGGGGGCGACCGACAACAGTCACGTCCGTCGATCCTGA
- a CDS encoding deoxyhypusine synthase has product MSDEGTEGSDDRDHAESDEGGEGGEGGDGEWEPPHREAFDHDPLGHARVEGGMTVAELIDQYGHAGIGAESVHEAADVLSGMWADDDCTVFVSLAGAMVPTGMRRIVADLIRDGYVDALVTTGANLTHDAIEAIGGKHHHGKERQEGKSLREHDEQLREEEVDRIYNVYLPQEHFAEFEAHLREEVFPPLSERDGAVSIAELTAELGRANAEVNEREGISEGPGVAAAAHEHDVPVYCPAVQDSVLGLQAWMYAQTSDLTLDALADMTPLTDLAFEADGAGCLLIGGGVPKNFTLQTMLVTPRAYDYAVQITMDPEATGGLSGATLEEARSWGKLEKDARNASVYGDATVFLPLLVAAARERVETE; this is encoded by the coding sequence ATGAGCGACGAGGGAACCGAGGGCAGCGACGACCGCGACCACGCCGAGAGCGACGAGGGCGGCGAGGGCGGTGAGGGCGGTGACGGCGAGTGGGAGCCGCCCCACCGCGAGGCGTTCGACCACGACCCGCTCGGTCACGCGCGGGTCGAGGGCGGCATGACCGTCGCGGAACTGATCGACCAGTACGGCCACGCGGGCATCGGTGCGGAGTCGGTCCACGAGGCCGCGGACGTGCTCTCGGGGATGTGGGCCGACGACGACTGCACGGTGTTCGTCTCGCTGGCGGGCGCGATGGTGCCCACGGGAATGCGCCGGATCGTGGCCGACCTCATCCGCGACGGCTACGTCGACGCGCTCGTGACGACGGGGGCGAACCTCACCCACGACGCGATCGAGGCCATCGGCGGGAAACACCACCACGGCAAGGAGCGACAGGAGGGCAAGTCGCTCCGCGAGCACGACGAGCAACTGCGCGAGGAGGAGGTCGACCGCATCTACAACGTCTACCTCCCGCAGGAGCACTTCGCGGAGTTCGAGGCGCACCTCCGCGAGGAGGTGTTCCCGCCGCTTTCCGAGCGCGACGGGGCCGTCTCGATCGCCGAGTTGACCGCGGAGTTGGGCCGCGCCAACGCCGAGGTGAACGAACGCGAGGGCATCTCGGAGGGTCCCGGCGTCGCGGCCGCCGCCCACGAACACGACGTTCCCGTCTACTGTCCGGCCGTGCAGGACTCCGTGCTCGGCCTCCAGGCGTGGATGTACGCCCAGACCTCGGACCTGACGCTCGACGCGCTGGCCGACATGACGCCGCTGACCGACCTGGCGTTCGAGGCCGACGGCGCGGGCTGTCTGCTGATCGGCGGCGGCGTGCCGAAGAACTTCACCCTGCAGACGATGCTCGTGACGCCCCGAGCGTACGACTACGCTGTGCAGATCACGATGGACCCCGAGGCGACCGGCGGGCTCTCAGGGGCGACGCTGGAGGAGGCGCGCTCGTGGGGGAAACTGGAGAAGGACGCCAGAAACGCGTCCGTCTACGGCGACGCGACGGTGTTTCTCCCGCTCCTCGTCGCGGCGGCGCGAGAGCGAGTCGAGACCGAATAG
- a CDS encoding Nif3-like dinuclear metal center hexameric protein, with product MERSEFVDRLDEELDTDAYADLDASANGLQVGAREGDVETVAFAVDAVEATVEAAVDLGADALVTHHGVVWGGLDRVTGREHDRIAPLLANDVALYVSHLPLDGHPELGNAAGVADTLGLVDRGPFGEVGPEYVGRRGVAPDGYTAGELAGVLEAELDHAGEGVQALEFGPDEITDVGIVTGSGSDWLREAESLGLDALVTGEGKGKAYHEAREAGISVFLAGHYATETFGVRALQSLVDDWGLETQYIDHPTGL from the coding sequence ATGGAGCGTTCGGAGTTCGTCGACAGACTCGACGAGGAACTGGACACCGACGCGTACGCCGACCTCGACGCCTCAGCGAACGGCCTCCAGGTCGGCGCTCGCGAGGGAGACGTGGAGACGGTCGCGTTCGCCGTCGACGCCGTCGAGGCGACCGTCGAGGCCGCCGTCGACCTGGGTGCCGACGCGCTCGTCACGCATCACGGCGTCGTGTGGGGCGGGCTCGACCGCGTGACGGGCCGCGAGCACGACCGGATCGCGCCGCTGCTGGCGAACGACGTGGCGCTGTACGTCTCACACCTCCCGCTCGACGGCCACCCGGAACTGGGGAACGCCGCCGGCGTCGCGGACACGCTCGGCCTCGTCGACCGGGGGCCGTTCGGGGAGGTCGGCCCGGAGTACGTCGGCCGGCGGGGCGTCGCCCCCGACGGCTACACGGCCGGCGAGCTGGCGGGCGTGCTGGAGGCGGAGCTCGACCACGCCGGCGAGGGCGTGCAGGCGCTCGAGTTCGGCCCCGACGAGATCACCGACGTGGGAATCGTCACCGGCAGCGGGAGCGACTGGCTGCGGGAGGCCGAGTCGCTGGGGCTGGACGCGCTCGTCACCGGCGAGGGGAAGGGGAAGGCGTACCACGAGGCGCGCGAGGCCGGAATATCCGTGTTCCTGGCGGGCCACTACGCGACCGAGACGTTCGGCGTGCGCGCGCTGCAGTCGCTGGTCGACGACTGGGGGCTGGAGACGCAGTACATCGACCACCCGACCGGACTGTAA
- a CDS encoding arginase family protein has protein sequence MPFPGATVERDEAAYVLTGAPLDATTTFQPGTRFGPERVRKFAATYDDYDRRTDSFFSDLRVHDAGDVPAWDALDAYLDHLTAELRAAVIDDAVPLLVGGEHTVTWAGVRATDPDVLVAVDAHLDLRDAYDGNPLNHACVVRRCLDGYDGDGADGDRVAEGDGYPTVDEVVILGARTGSPEEWERADASDATVVAPEDVADWTREFDGFGDRDAYLSIDIDGADPGFAPGTGTMEPFGLSPRAIRDAVRAVAPDCVGVDAVEVNDRDDGQAAALAGKLLREAVFSHADAD, from the coding sequence ATGCCCTTCCCCGGCGCGACCGTCGAGCGCGACGAGGCGGCGTACGTCCTCACGGGCGCACCGCTCGACGCGACGACGACGTTCCAGCCGGGTACCCGGTTCGGCCCCGAACGGGTCCGAAAGTTCGCCGCGACCTACGACGACTACGACCGACGAACCGATTCGTTCTTCTCCGATCTCCGCGTCCACGACGCGGGCGACGTGCCCGCGTGGGACGCGCTCGACGCCTACCTCGATCACCTCACCGCCGAGTTGCGCGCGGCGGTGATCGACGACGCCGTCCCCCTCCTCGTGGGGGGCGAGCACACGGTCACCTGGGCGGGCGTGCGCGCGACCGACCCCGACGTGCTCGTCGCGGTCGACGCGCACCTCGACCTGCGCGACGCCTACGACGGCAACCCGCTGAACCACGCCTGCGTCGTCCGGCGGTGTCTCGACGGCTACGACGGCGACGGCGCGGACGGCGACCGCGTCGCCGAGGGCGACGGCTATCCCACGGTCGACGAGGTCGTGATCCTCGGCGCGCGCACCGGCTCCCCCGAGGAGTGGGAGCGGGCCGACGCGTCCGACGCGACCGTCGTCGCGCCCGAGGACGTGGCCGACTGGACGCGCGAGTTCGACGGCTTCGGCGACCGCGACGCCTACCTCTCGATCGATATCGACGGCGCAGACCCCGGGTTCGCGCCCGGCACCGGGACGATGGAGCCGTTCGGGCTCTCGCCCCGAGCGATCCGCGACGCCGTGCGCGCCGTGGCCCCCGACTGCGTCGGCGTCGACGCCGTCGAGGTGAACGACCGCGACGACGGTCAGGCCGCCGCGCTGGCGGGGAAGCTGCTGCGCGAGGCGGTGTTCTCGCATGCGGACGCGGACTGA
- a CDS encoding translation initiation factor IF-5A — protein MPREQKQVRELQEGSYVMMEDSPCKINAYSTAKPGKHGSAKARIEGKGVFDDKKRSLSQPVDAKVWVPIIQRKQGQVVSVSGDDAQVMDLDTYETFTMRVPETEDFTPDQNIEYLEYEGQRKVVG, from the coding sequence ATGCCGAGAGAGCAGAAGCAGGTCCGCGAACTGCAAGAGGGGAGCTACGTGATGATGGAGGACTCCCCCTGCAAGATCAACGCCTACAGCACCGCCAAGCCCGGGAAGCACGGGAGCGCGAAGGCCCGTATCGAGGGTAAGGGCGTGTTCGATGACAAGAAGCGCTCGCTCTCCCAGCCCGTCGACGCGAAGGTCTGGGTCCCGATCATCCAGCGCAAACAGGGGCAGGTCGTCTCCGTCTCCGGCGACGACGCCCAGGTGATGGACCTCGACACCTACGAGACGTTCACGATGCGCGTCCCCGAGACCGAGGATTTCACCCCCGACCAGAACATCGAGTACCTCGAGTACGAGGGCCAGCGGAAAGTCGTCGGGTAG
- a CDS encoding SDR family NAD(P)-dependent oxidoreductase, with protein MTDTDAADAAGAVDGTGARPRAVADGGDARTEPELYDDLSGQAALVTGANRGIGAEIARNLADLGATVYAGVRSVTYDLPDEYERVTLDVSQEGDIQDALNRIGESEDGLDILVNNAGVGHFGAPLHEEQTHHIDHSISVNLRGPMLLCKYALPPMLNTDAPRIVNLSSGMGALGEDQSGGSPAYRITKTGINGLTTYLHGEYADEGLIANSACPGWVDTEMGGEKAPRTPAEGAETPTWLARFRDGPGGRFWRDREVIEW; from the coding sequence ATGACCGACACCGACGCGGCCGACGCCGCCGGTGCCGTCGACGGGACCGGCGCGCGTCCGCGCGCCGTCGCCGACGGCGGCGACGCCCGGACGGAGCCGGAGCTGTACGACGACCTCTCGGGGCAGGCGGCGCTCGTGACCGGCGCGAACCGCGGCATCGGCGCGGAGATCGCCCGCAACCTCGCCGACTTGGGCGCGACCGTCTACGCCGGCGTCAGGAGCGTCACCTACGACCTCCCCGACGAGTACGAGCGCGTCACCCTCGACGTGAGCCAGGAGGGCGACATTCAGGACGCGCTGAACCGGATCGGGGAGTCCGAGGACGGCCTCGACATCCTCGTCAACAACGCCGGGGTGGGCCACTTCGGCGCGCCGCTGCACGAGGAGCAGACCCACCACATCGACCACTCCATCTCGGTGAACCTCCGCGGGCCGATGCTGTTGTGCAAGTACGCGCTTCCGCCGATGCTGAACACCGACGCTCCGCGGATCGTGAACCTCTCCTCGGGGATGGGCGCGCTCGGCGAGGACCAGTCCGGCGGGTCGCCCGCCTACCGTATTACGAAGACCGGGATCAACGGGCTGACGACGTACCTCCACGGCGAGTACGCCGACGAGGGGCTCATCGCCAACTCGGCGTGTCCCGGGTGGGTCGACACGGAGATGGGCGGCGAGAAAGCCCCGCGAACGCCCGCGGAGGGCGCGGAGACGCCGACGTGGCTCGCGCGCTTTCGCGACGGCCCGGGCGGGCGGTTCTGGCGCGACCGCGAGGTCATCGAGTGGTGA
- a CDS encoding desampylase, producing the protein MSADRLLLPADVRETLHERRVAGAPAEVCGVLLGDRAGDADGDDAAATDRGSDEAAHTDRGDDDGGGDRTAGDDAPADRVAEAVAVANVAADADRRYELDPAETVAVVDDAESRGRDVVGFYHSHPRGPAEPSATDRDRATWTGYVYAIVAPEDVAAFRWTGESFRPLRVETP; encoded by the coding sequence GTGTCGGCCGATCGCCTGCTGCTGCCGGCCGACGTGCGCGAGACCCTCCACGAGCGACGCGTCGCCGGCGCGCCCGCGGAGGTGTGCGGCGTGCTCCTCGGGGACCGCGCGGGCGACGCGGACGGCGACGATGCGGCCGCCACCGACCGCGGTAGCGACGAGGCGGCCCACACCGACCGCGGCGACGACGACGGCGGCGGCGACCGCACCGCCGGCGATGACGCTCCGGCCGACCGCGTCGCCGAGGCGGTCGCCGTCGCCAACGTCGCCGCCGACGCCGACCGCCGCTACGAGCTCGACCCGGCGGAGACGGTCGCGGTCGTCGACGACGCCGAGTCCCGCGGCCGCGACGTGGTCGGCTTCTATCACAGCCACCCGCGCGGGCCGGCCGAGCCCTCGGCGACGGACCGCGACCGGGCGACGTGGACGGGGTACGTCTACGCCATCGTCGCGCCCGAGGACGTGGCCGCGTTCCGGTGGACCGGCGAGTCGTTCCGGCCGCTCCGGGTCGAAACGCCGTAA
- a CDS encoding NUDIX domain-containing protein produces MSTEDAGASDAAATASEDPDHENALQDVIAVDGDDTPQGTVNRLDAHTGDGIRHRAFTCLVFDSNGRLLLGQRAPGKRLWGTYWDGTVASHPVEGQTQEEATRQRLEEELGITPDQYGDVRVTDRFEYKRYFENAGLEWEVCAVLKVTLEDDAIDPDEDEIAGLLWVDYEHLHEHPEWYRQLRLCPWFEIAMRRDLE; encoded by the coding sequence ATGAGCACAGAGGACGCCGGTGCGAGCGACGCCGCGGCGACCGCGAGCGAGGACCCGGACCACGAGAACGCCCTCCAGGACGTGATCGCCGTCGACGGCGACGACACCCCGCAGGGGACGGTCAACCGACTCGACGCCCACACCGGCGACGGCATCCGGCACCGGGCGTTCACCTGCCTCGTCTTCGACTCGAACGGTCGGCTCCTGCTGGGCCAGCGCGCACCCGGCAAGCGCCTGTGGGGCACCTACTGGGACGGCACGGTCGCCTCCCACCCCGTCGAGGGACAGACGCAAGAGGAGGCGACCCGCCAGCGACTCGAGGAGGAACTCGGCATCACCCCCGACCAGTACGGCGACGTGCGTGTCACCGACCGGTTCGAGTACAAGCGCTACTTCGAGAACGCCGGGCTGGAGTGGGAGGTGTGTGCCGTGCTGAAGGTCACGCTCGAGGACGACGCGATCGACCCCGACGAGGACGAGATCGCGGGCCTGCTGTGGGTCGACTACGAGCACCTCCACGAGCACCCCGAGTGGTACCGGCAACTGCGGCTGTGCCCGTGGTTCGAGATCGCGATGCGGCGCGACCTGGAGTAG
- a CDS encoding Lrp/AsnC family transcriptional regulator — protein sequence MDDLDRRILNLLRRDARTPYTEIAEQVGTSEGTVRNRVDRMTNEGVIERFTVTTRTGNVKAMVEISVDMNVNTSAVSERLADWEEVDFVWQVSGQEDIVLIVDCVDTRAVNELITRARELDEIEGTKTRLILDERLG from the coding sequence ATGGACGACCTCGACCGGCGCATCCTCAACCTCCTGCGACGGGACGCCCGGACGCCGTACACGGAGATCGCAGAGCAGGTGGGGACCAGCGAGGGGACGGTACGAAACCGCGTCGACCGAATGACCAACGAGGGCGTGATAGAGCGCTTCACGGTCACCACGCGCACGGGGAACGTGAAGGCGATGGTGGAGATCAGCGTCGACATGAACGTCAACACCAGCGCCGTCTCCGAGCGCCTCGCGGACTGGGAGGAGGTCGACTTCGTCTGGCAGGTGTCCGGACAGGAGGACATCGTGCTCATCGTCGACTGCGTCGACACCCGCGCCGTGAACGAACTCATCACGCGCGCCCGAGAGCTCGACGAGATCGAGGGCACGAAGACGCGGCTCATTCTGGACGAACGGCTCGGCTGA
- the carA gene encoding glutamine-hydrolyzing carbamoyl-phosphate synthase small subunit, which yields MADAYVALADGRVFEARARAPGRTRGELVFTTAYTGYEESLTDPSYEEQVLTFSYPLIGNYGVRDERFESDRVHPNAAIAREFTDDVAEWLTEEGIPAVDHLDTRDLVTTVREEGAMACGIVAGPEATPEAAREELSECKGMSEHLDIGKQVSTDEPYTVEGGGEYDVALVDCGMKGSIASSLAERGADVHVLPYDVDAETVAEYDPDVLFVSNGPGDPANFESTTELVETFTGEIPLAGICLGQQIVARAFGGETEKMAFGHRGVNQPVRDLDTDQVVMTTQNHGYSVADPGDLEVTQVNVNDDTAEGLESDEYDVVTRQYHPEANPGPHDSLGFFDEVLALAGDDSRTAVTAD from the coding sequence ATGGCGGACGCCTACGTCGCCCTGGCGGACGGCCGTGTCTTCGAGGCACGCGCCCGCGCGCCGGGCCGGACACGTGGTGAACTGGTCTTCACGACCGCGTACACCGGGTACGAGGAGTCGCTGACGGACCCCTCCTACGAGGAGCAGGTCCTCACGTTCTCCTACCCGTTGATCGGCAACTACGGCGTCCGAGACGAGCGATTCGAGTCCGACCGCGTCCACCCCAACGCGGCGATCGCTCGGGAGTTCACCGACGACGTGGCCGAGTGGCTCACCGAGGAGGGGATCCCCGCGGTCGATCACCTCGACACGCGCGATCTGGTGACGACCGTGCGCGAGGAGGGCGCGATGGCCTGCGGTATCGTCGCCGGCCCCGAGGCGACGCCCGAGGCCGCGAGAGAGGAACTGTCGGAGTGCAAGGGGATGTCCGAGCACCTCGACATCGGCAAGCAGGTGTCGACGGACGAGCCGTACACGGTCGAGGGCGGCGGCGAGTACGACGTGGCCCTCGTCGACTGCGGCATGAAGGGGTCGATCGCCTCCTCGCTGGCCGAGCGCGGCGCGGACGTACACGTGCTTCCGTACGACGTGGACGCCGAGACGGTCGCGGAGTACGACCCCGACGTGCTGTTCGTGTCGAACGGCCCGGGCGACCCCGCGAACTTCGAGTCGACGACGGAACTGGTCGAGACGTTCACCGGCGAGATCCCGCTGGCGGGCATCTGTCTCGGCCAGCAGATCGTCGCCCGCGCGTTCGGCGGCGAGACCGAGAAGATGGCGTTCGGCCACCGCGGCGTCAACCAGCCCGTGCGCGATCTGGACACCGACCAAGTCGTGATGACGACTCAGAACCACGGCTACTCGGTCGCCGACCCCGGCGACCTGGAGGTGACGCAGGTGAACGTCAACGACGACACCGCCGAGGGACTCGAAAGCGACGAGTACGACGTGGTCACCCGGCAGTACCACCCCGAGGCGAACCCCGGCCCGCACGACTCGCTGGGCTTCTTCGACGAGGTGCTGGCGCTCGCGGGCGACGACTCGCGGACGGCCGTCACGGCGGACTGA